From Niallia sp. Man26:
AAAAGACTTCACACTTGAGAATTTTGATAACAGGTTAACGAATTCATCTGCCTATACTTTTGGAGCATTTGAAGAAGGAGAACTTAATGGTGTTGTTACACTGCAATTAGAGCAAAAGGTTAAATTAAAACATCGAACAAATTTAGTTGCCATGTATGTCACAACTGAAAAACGGGGCAAAGGAATAGCGAAAAAATTAATACAAGAAGCTATAAAAAGAGCGGAAAAGTTAGAAGACATTGAACAAATTTACTTATCAGTTAGTGCAAATAACACGCCTGCTAAAAGTCTCTATAACTCTTTAGGGTTTACTACCTATGGAATAGACCGAAGAGCGCTAAAAATAGACAATACATATCTTGATGAAGAGCTGATGGTTTTATTTTTATAATGTTTGATGCTGGCAACTGAAACCTTTTCATAGTCTCTCCCGTATTAATGGATAATTACATGAAATAGTTGGAGGGAATAAAGTTGACGGAAAAAG
This genomic window contains:
- a CDS encoding GNAT family N-acetyltransferase, giving the protein MDIRVLEKRDAKAYKKLRLEALQTNPAAFASSYEEEKDFTLENFDNRLTNSSAYTFGAFEEGELNGVVTLQLEQKVKLKHRTNLVAMYVTTEKRGKGIAKKLIQEAIKRAEKLEDIEQIYLSVSANNTPAKSLYNSLGFTTYGIDRRALKIDNTYLDEELMVLFL